DNA sequence from the Chryseobacterium indicum genome:
CAAAGCTGTGGATTCCGCCGTTCACCATTGCTGCACTTGCAGTCTGAACAACCGGATCATCCGCTAAAATGCCTGTAGATAATGTTATAGAACCGTTTGAATTAAGATAATCTTTTCCGATACGAACGAGATTAACCTGCCCCATAAGTTTACTTTTCAGTCCGATATAATAATCTTCTTCGGTAAGATCGTTAAAATCTGCCCATTTTGCTTCACCGGCAATACAGATGATGGCATCCAGTTTTCCTGTTTTTTTGAACATTTCTTTAATGGAATGGCTGTCTGCAATATCCACCGTTAGATCTCCGGAATTTCTTCCGGCA
Encoded proteins:
- a CDS encoding short chain dehydrogenase, with product MKILIIGGNGTIGKTVAAHFKENNEVVIAGRNSGDLTVDIADSHSIKEMFKKTGKLDAIICIAGEAKWADFNDLTEEDYYIGLKSKLMGQVNLVRIGKDYLNSNGSITLSTGILADDPVVQTASAAMVNGGIHSFVQAAALELENGIRLNVVSSGMVEDAYEKYRDYFPGHNPIPMKKVINGYVRSVNGKGNGEVIRIYN